A stretch of DNA from Lotus japonicus ecotype B-129 chromosome 4, LjGifu_v1.2:
cttgaaagaagagaaatcTTGTTGAGTGATTCAAATCATTGTAAgattttggagaagtcctgaacaatacttataggaggagtcctgtagaatacttggagaagtccatgataatacttggagaagtcctgtcaaatacttgtattggagaagtccttgatacttgctagtgaaaatcttggtggtggccaagtactggacgtagcccaatcgtttagggtgaactaGTATAAATCtatgtgtgctgatcgttctgtctCATTTACTGTTTTACTTCTGCTGCACTGAACAGTTTACGAAAAGTCATCCTTAAACGTTTTCACAAAAGAActtatattcttttcataaaacaaagttttaaaacgtaaatttcaagtacacaattcaaacccccccttttctTGTGATACTTATATGCATCTCAAGCTATACTGAAGACCCCACatcagaagaaaataaaaagatcagTAACAAGTTCATTCCTGCAGAGAAGAAGACTGAGTTCAAGATGTCAAACCGAATGTCCCAACATGGTGTTCAACAAGGATATAGGCAGATTCCTTATTCTTATCCTCCAACTCAGAAAATGAGAAGCTCAAACTGGAGATGCCATCACTGTGGTAAGCATGGGCATATAAGACCCTATTGTTACAAGCTGTATGGAGCACCTCAACACTGGAAAGCTACTCAGATGCACACCTATGCTAGTCCAAACAGAAGAGAGTGGAAACCTATGAATAATGTAACTGCACTTGTTGCCTACACCTCTCTGAGAGTATCTTCTAAGGAGGATTGGTACTTTGTGGATGTTCCAGGCACATGACTGGTGTGAAGATGTACCTAGACAATATCAAACCACATTCAACCAGCTTTGTCACCTTTGGTGACggtgctaaaggaaagatcaagggatcTGGAAAGATTGTAAGTGGTGGTTCTCCTAATCTGAGTAATGTTCTACTGGTGGAAGGCTTAACTGCTAACCTGATTAGCATAAGTCAACTATGTGACCTGGATCTGAATGTCTCATTCAACAAAGCTGGTTGCACAGTTACTGGTGAGAATGAAGAAGTTGTCATGACTGGAGTGAGATCCGaagacaattgctacatgtggTCTCCACAGAACAAGGCTATGTCTTTAGTGTGCCTAGTATCAAAGGAAGATGAAGCAAAGCTGTGACATCAAAAATTAGGGCATCTAAACCCTACAAGCATGAAGAAGGTCATATCTAAAGAAGCCATCAGAGGTATTCCCagactgaagattgaagaagacaaTGTGTGTGGAGAATTCCAGATTGGAAAGCAGACCAAGACTTCTCACAAGAAACTGACTCAGGTTAGTACAACAAAATCTTTGGAACTGCTGCACATGGACTTAATGGGACCAATGCACAAAGAAAGCTTTGGTAagaaaaggtatgtgtttgtatgtgttgatgatttttcaagaTTCACTTGGGTGAGCTTTCTTGCAGAAAAATCATAAACTTTTGAAGTATTCAGAGAACTAAGTCAGCAACTCCAGAGAGAGAAGGGCTATGGAATTTGAGAATGGCAAATTCTCAGAATATTGTGAAAATGAAGGAATCAAGCATGAGTTCTCTGTTCCTATTACTCCACAACATAATGGTgtggttgaaagaaagaacataaCACTGCAAGAATCTGCtagagtgatgcttcatgcgAAGAAAGTTCCTTATCACAGAGAAGGAAACTTGATCCCAAGAGTGATGAAGGGATATTTCTGGGTTACTCAATAAATAGAAAGGCTTACAGGGTTTTCAATTCTCGCACAAAGACTATGATGGAGTCCATAAATGTGGTTGTGGATGACAATGTAAACAATCTGAATGTAGTCAATACAGATGGAGATGATAATGTGCCTCAGATAGTTGATGCGAGACCAAATATCACTGACATCCGGTCTGACATAGaactagaagaagaaaatgggcaGGAGTCATCTAAGGAGGTCGTTCCTTCAATCAGGATTCAGAAGATCCATCCCAAAGAAAACATAAGTGGGAATCTTATGATATCTCAGATATATGtagatgacattgtctttggagggATGTCAGACCACATGGTAGAACATTTTGTTCAACATATGAAatttgaatttgagatgagtttGGTTGGTGAATTAAATTACTTCCTGGGATTGCAAGTAAAACAGATGGAAGACTCTATGTTCATCTCAAAGAGCAAGTATGCCAAAGaattagtcaagaagtttggactTGAAGGTTCAACTCATAAGAAAACTCATGCAGCTACTCATATCAAGTTGACAAAACATGATAGTGGTCctgatgttgatcaaagtctttACAGAAGTATGATAGGCAGTCTTCTGTACCTAACTGCTAGTAGACCTGACATTGCCTTTGCAGTTGGAGTGTGTGCAAGGTATCAAGCTGCTCCTAAGGAAAGTCATCTTGCTCAAGTGAAGAGGATTATCAAGTATGTTAGTGGTACGGGTGACTATGGTATCTTCTATGCTCATCATACAAATTCTAGTCTTGTGGGATACTGTGATGGAGATTGGCCAGGAAATGCAGATGACAGGAAGAGTACTTCAGGACGATGTTTCTTTTTGGGGAATAACCTTATCTTGTGGTTCAGCAAGAAACAAAATTGTGTTTCCTTAACTACTGCTGAAGCTGAGTATATAGCTGTTGGAAATGGATGCACACAGTTACTATGGATGAAGCAGATGTTGAAAGAATACAATGTCCTATAAGATGTTATGACATTATACTGTGACAACTTGAGCGCCATCAACATCTCAAAGAATCCTATTCAACACAGTCGTACTAAACACATTGATATTCGTCATCACTTTATCAGAGATTTGGTTGAAGAAAAGGTTATCACTCTTGAGCATGTGGAAACAAATCTGCAGTtagcagatatttttactaaaGCCTTGGATGTAGCACAGTTTGAAAAACTTAGAGGAAAATTAGGGATTTATGTAATAACTGACTTGTAGCAGTTATTGACACCTGTCAAGGGCAACAACTATATTCTTATCTATTTAAGCGCCCTAGATGCGATTAAGAAAGACACAGAACTGCATTGTCTTGATTCCACAAATTtgagttattctctctcttttcgcTCTCTAACCTCTAACGGTTATTTTTGTGACTGTCTCAAGTTACTCACAACCATGactcaagattcaggaaagAAGATCGATGTCGGTCCCCAACCCATCAAGAACTCTCATGGAGTTAAATTTCTTGGATTGAAGACTTCATGTTCTACACCCTCTAGGGTTTACTCGCTCCTCTGCTAAAATTGTCTCTCCAGAATCGTCGGGACCAGCCAAGAGAACAAGGAGTATGAGAATCAAGCATGTTGTCAAGCAAGGCACAGGGAAAGCCTCCAGTGTTCAGGACATCTCAGAGGATTCCATTCCTGATCCCCAGGTTGATATTGCTCAAGAAATCGATGCCCCCGATGCTGAAGCGACTCAAGCCATCAAAGATGTTTAGGAGACTCTTGCTAATGTTGCCACTGCACAGGATGTCACGCCAAATGTTGAATCACAGGAAGATCGTGGCTCTAATTCAAACTCTGAAGCGAACTCTCATGAGTTTGATGCTGAAAAGGGCGATGATTCTGATGTTGCAAGCCAAGTGAGAAAACTCCTTCTGTTGAGATCCCCCATGAAAAATCCCTCGCACCCTTATCCAGAAAGGGTAAGGAACATGTGTTGATTGCCTCTTAAGAAGTGTAATCTGATAATGAAGAAGTGATCAAGAAGGCCACTGCCTCTGCTAGCAAGAAGGCCACGGGTTTTGTAAGCAAGACTGATGCAAACAAGAACGATAAGAAGAAAAAGGGTTTTGTTGCTCAGACCCTCAAAACTCCAAAGGCTTCATATCTTAGGTCTCAGtttctgagaagaagaaaaagaaataaaagaaagaggAGAAGATGGTTGCCTCTACTGGAAGGAAGAGGAAACATGTTTCTGAAACTGACTCTGAACCAGAAGTCGAACCAGATGTCCCTGACATCTCCACCACTACCAAGAAAAGGATCAAGGGGAAGAGAATTCCCTTGAATGTTCCAGATGCACCCATTGACAATGTGTCATTCCACTTTGCCAGTTCTACACAAAGTTGGAAGTTTGTTGTTCAGAGAAGGTTAGCCAAAGAGAAAGAACTTCATGAAGATGCCTTGGGACTCAAGGAGATCATGGATCTATTGGTGGATGCTAGTTTGATGAAGACTGTCAAGGATATTGGCAGGTGCTTTACTCAATTGGTTAGGGAGTTCATTGTGAACATCCCTACTGACTGTGATGATGAGAGCAGCTATGAGTATAGGAAGGTCTATGTAAGAGGAAAGTGTGTCAATTTTTCTCCTGAAGTTGTTAATGAGTTTTTGGGCAGAAGCCCTGCTGCTGTGACTGATGAAGAGCTTGATTTGAATAAGGTTGCTAAGACCCTAACTGGCAAGATGGTCAAGAAGTGGCCAAAGAAAGGATTACTTCCATCTGGGAAGTTAACTACCAAGTATGTTGTGCTTTTCAAGATTGGATGTGCAAATTGGATGGCTACGAATCACCTGTCTGGTGTAACTGCTCCCCTTTCCAAGATGCTCTATCTGATTGGAACTGGTggtgagtttgattttggtcaACTTGTGTTTGAACAGACTCTGAAGCATGCAGGTTCTTATGCAGTGAGGCTGCCAAGTCTTTTTCCCTGCCTCTTGTCTGAGATAATAGTACAACAACATCCTCACAACCCTCATGTTGTGAGGGCTAATGAACCTCAAGGTAAGAAACCTATGCCTCTCAAGTTTGCTTATCGCTTGTTTTCTGGGACACATGTTCCCGACATTGGGCTGTCTGCAGCAAAGGGTTCTGCCAGTGCCAGTGGCACTTAGGCAGTTGGTTCAAGATGACACTATTTAGGCTTGCAAGATTAGGAAGTTGAATGTGGACAAGCTCATCAAGGCCATGACAACGGTTCATGCAGCTGCTGAGGCGGATGAGGTTGAAGAGGCTGCTGAGAATGTTGAGGATGACACTACTGCTGTTGAGGGCGAGGAAGCTCAGTATGagactgtaacgccccgatttctcgagtgtcacacagtaactaaaCATCATGGATTTTTGTAaggaattttcgtcgattcattTATTAATCATCAATTAGTGACAAAGATGCATTTTACCGAAAACCCTTAACTTAAATCGTAAATCACTTTTAAGATCGAATCGTGCGGAAAAATGTGAATAAACGATTTAACTGAAATGATActtgtaattaaaaataaaagtacTGTGGCCACTCCCATGTGTGTAAAACCACGTTTGGAAATTGTCAACTGTGTTACAACTGAAAAGAGTAATTAAACCGTCATAGAAAAGTTCAACAAAAACAGAAAGTAATCAAAGTTCGATGCCTTCGCTTTCGGGTTCCCAAAGTAAACTACCCTCCTACTTAGTCTTCGTCGTCACTAGAGATCTCAACAAGCTCAACCCCAAATAAATCCTGGTCCCGGCGGCACTTCTTCAAAGGCGGCTCAGCTACTGGCAAGGACTCTGTGGAAGATCAAAAGAACCAAACACACAACAAGCATTCCCATCGCCCCACCAATCTGGAACTTCAGGTACTCAACTATTCAACACCTCGTTGTCGTCAAGCCTAGGCTCCTCAACGGGTGCCTGAACTGGAACCACATTCTGCTCCGCCAGCACTTGGACTTCGACAGCTACCTCTTCAGAAAGATCTGACTCCACTAAAGCGACTTGTGAACCTACGTCCTCTGGATAGTAAAACCTTGGTGGTGGATAAGGCATGGTGATCTTTCCTGTCATCCGCTGAATCTCCACAATGTTCCCATGCTTGTCCTTTCTTGTGAGCTTGACATCGCCGACATAAACTCGGCGAACCCCGTACGTGTCGGACGTCCAGGCCCGGTCCCTCTCTTCGTCATACAGCTTCATCTCCCAGGAATGGATCGTCatcgttatcttcacgaccatctaccccccacCCCCCACAAATAACACAAAACAAGTAGTGCAAGGGTCCGGTCACAAAATCAACCTAATTATAAACTATTTCACAATATACATTAAACATTCGCTTATGGAATTATTTTTGTATAGCAGTTAGTTAGTTAAGCTAACGaatcctcacatcacacaacccaccaaaactccttgacCAATCTCGTACATCCGCAGATGCACAGTTCTTAGAGGGGGCCCACAGTACAACCCTcattcacgtggagccgcaatgatccacaaaaatctccctcgcgtgcaagttaccgtttgtctctaacgacaccatcgttctcatggtccatagtcctcactagacctatgttccattaaaTATCTCATTTACTTACAAGAGATTAATcacgtttctctttgtttaaggctctaaagtcaacctagagtcttacaaCATACGTCGAATAAATATAACGACAAATTAATCACAGTCACAGTgagaattacagctagatgagcgacccttttCACAATTTCTCGAACATGCATATTACATCGCATTTGTATAATCATAAACACATTCTCATGCATTATAAACATTGCAAATTCACCAAGCGAGGCATCATATGACTTGTGCATGAAAGCGAAAGAAAGAATACTCCGAACCCCTAGaaatagggttcggccgaacctctCCATGGCCCTTAGGGTTTGAAaaactttttcctttctttcctttcaTTCTCATAAGCCTTAGTTGAGTCCCACACATCAATTTGATCATCCAAAAATTTCATAACCCAACACATCTCAACCATCATGTTATGACAAGAGAAAAGCAAGCCAAAATTAGCAAGATGTCATAGCAAAttcacataaaatcatagatcatGGCATGAACAACGATTAGAGGTTTGTAACCATGGTATTTCAAGGTAGAAAATCCAGCAAGCGTCACATATACAAAAACTCATGCAAAACTATCAAGTTCATAGCTTTCCTCATGGCAAATCATGGCAATTACCCTAGTCAAACTACCCAacctagaccagcccttaccttgcaaGTTTGGTGATGAAAACAGAAGGATTCTTGGTGCAAAAGAAATCTCAACAGCTGTTGTCCACGCCCCTTCTTCCTCTCCCACTTGATCTCTCCCTCTCGCTTGCTCTCTCTCTTCCACTCTCTCGATCCCTCTCGCgttttctctccctctctctcggtttcttcttctcttctttctctcttcttttcttctgagTTTTACGTAGGCTACTGAGTGTGTGAGCCTTCTGAATCAGGTCTAGGGTTTTAGAGAAACAAAGATAAGGAAATCTCCCCTTTGCCCCTCTAGTGGCCGGTGGCTCACATACAACCAGGCCTagggtttttgttttttgttttttttaaagaccCAAGCCCAAACCCAACTAATTACCCTCCTAATACTGATTAagagaataaaataaatcaaggcaAAACCCCTTCCcctgaatttaaaaataaattcggaattaagaaaaaaaattcttctagcAAAATCGCTAGTACAGTACAGCCTGACCTTCCGTCACTAAAACATGAATATCTCGGGCTACaaaggtcggaatgacctgaaaccaacgaGATAATTTAGCTAACTtagagagctacaactctcatgaaggaagcttcTCCAGATAAGGTCgttaagacctctcaaaaattcacacaaagTCACGGACAAATCCGCAAATAACTCAAACTTCACTAAaacttcacttttattcaataattcacttaagcaatacataagtaaggttagggtcttacagAGACTGCTGGAGAAGATGATGGTGAGTCTGAAAGGGAAAATGAATAGTCTGATGGAGAAGAAAAGGAGGATGTAACTGGCTCAACCAGTTCTGCCACTCGTAGCACATCTCTTTaatttgctcttttttttttcttttggatgtaTTTGATGAAGCCTTGTGTGGCTCTATAACTACTACATTTGCTCCTGGTCTGTAATAAGTCTGAATGTGGATCTGTGCACCTTGAATCTCTACATTGGCTGTTATATAATagtaggcttaattgcacttttggtcccccaactattgtcttcctgcgaaaatcgtcctcaaacttcaaaattagcaaaaaaatgtctccaactatacatgcagttgcacttttggtctgtcgtttaccttccgtgagaaaactaacatGAGAAtctgatgtggctccctcacgcgtgtctcacgtgactttcttcagagagcttgatgactggacaagtcacatgcttctcacgtgactctaaaaggCTCCAACGGTCATCTCCCTCCTCCatcctcttcttcaccatggaacccttttagagtcacgtgagaagcaggtgacttgtccagtcatcaagctctctaagaaaagtcacgtgagacacgcgtgagggagccacatcagcttctcacgttagttttctcacgaaAGGCAAACAgcggaccaaaagtgcaacgacatgtataGTTAGAGGAtgtgttttgctaattttgaagtttggggacgattttcgcagggaggcaatagttgggggaccaaaaatgcaattaagccataaTAGTATGACAATTCTTCATTGAGCCTTTGCCAAattgtgctaataagggggagtaatGGTTAGTTGGTTAGTTGTTGTTGGTATGCAGTAAGTATAGCAGTAGTTCTTGATGTGTGCTTAGTATATCTACTGTGAAATGAAGGTTGATGTGATGTGATTTTCTGTTGTGTTGTACTCTTTCCTAGTTTTGTTACTGCACTTGGTTGTTCATAGCTGCTGATAATAGCTATGTTGTTGGAAGCTGTTTTAAGCTACCTTGATATGGTCTGGTTCACTCTTCTCTGCTATTTCAAGCTACAAGTGTTCTGAAGAGTCTTTATGGTAGTGTAGTATATTAGCttaaatttgacaaagggggagattgttgttcctttgtttggttgtctgcattttagctaagtatgTGTGTGCCAACTTGTCGGACCCGATGTTGTAAGATCTTGTCTAGAACATCTGTCcctgagtatctgttgtggGTTGGTTATGTGGTTATCTATGAAGCTTTGTATTCAAGTTAGGTTCTTGCTGGAAGCTTATGTGCGCCGTCAAGGAATATTCCGTGTGTAATCAAACCCGGTTTAAGGGGGTTTGATTTGAAGCTATTTATGGAATTTGGAATCTGCTTAATTATTGATTGGCCGAGGATCATGTGCAGATTTACTACTTGGTTGTTTCTAATAACAACTTCTTGATTCTGTGTATGGACCGTGTGATCTTTCAAGCCCAATGAAGACAAGGCTTGGAAGAATATATATAAAGACCCAAGACCTAGGCTCGAGTGTTGAACGTATCTGTGTATTAGGGTTTTCATTGAGTTCATATTGCTTGTACTCTTAGCAGCTTTATGATATTGTTGTGAGTTAAGAGTTGAGTGTTTACtgtttgatcttgagatctgtctttgtaactcatacttgagttcaatcactgtggcagtgattgtgtgagagagtgagagggagttctcatacttagggggtgACCTAAGTAATATTCCACGGGTAAAGATAGGTAGAAAATGTAGTTGAACTGGGGCAGTTCTTGTGAGACCTTTTGTGtccaatttctctataatagtggattatctctcttgggtgaaaaccctccagacgtaggtgatattgcaccgaactgggttaacaatttcCTGTGTCATTTTATCTTTTTAGTTGTTTATCTTGTTGTATTATTTACAGTGTTGTGTGTAATGTTGTACAAGAcgtcttagacatctggtagaacattCGTCCTATACTTGCCAGAATTTCAAGCCCTTTCTTTGCCTTGTAAGCCTTCTTGGGCTTTTTGTCTCTCTTCAGCTTTGGACATTCATTATTGTAATGTCCTGGCTCCTTGCACTCTTAACAAGTGACTTTCTTACCATAAAGTTTTTGTTGACCAAATGCAGACTCTTGTCTACCTTTCACTTTCTTTGGCCCTTTGAACTTGTTTTGCCTATGTTTCCATAGATGGTTGATTCTTCTGGATATCAAGGAaagctcatcctcatcagaatcttcattAGATTCCTTTGACTCTTCTTttgcttgaagagcttttgctTTTTCAGGTTTGGACTTCAGAGCCAAAGATTTATGCTTTCTTTGAGGTTCATCTTCATTAAGCTTAATCTCATGACTTCTCAATTAACTAATAAGTTCCTCAAGACTGATCTTGTTCAGATCTTGAGTCAGCTTCAGAGCAGTGACTATGGGTCTCCATTTCTTGGGAAGACTTTTGATGATATTCTTGGCATGATCTGTTGTGGAGTATCCTTTGTCCAGAACTCTAAGTCCAGCAACAAGCATCTGAAATCTGGAGAATATGACTTCTACAGATTCATCATCTTCCATTTTGAAGCCTTCATACTTCTGGACTAGGGCAAGAgcctttgtctccttgactTGATCGTTGCCTTCATGAGTCATTATGAGAGAATCAAAGATAGACTTTGCAGAATCTCTGTCagtgatcttctcatattcttcatataaGATAACATTGAGCAAAATGGTTCTTGCTCTGTGGTGATCCTTGAACTTCTTTTTCTGATCTCCAGTCATCTTGTCTCTCGGGATCTTCACTCCATGTTCATCTACAAGAAAGTTGTAGCCAACAACTACAATATCCCAAAGATCCACATCAAAGCTAAGAAAGAAGCATTCAATTATATCCTTCCAGTAATCAAACTTTTCGCCATCCTTATGGGAGGTTTTGCGCTGTATTGATCTTTGCTTCCAACAGAGGTGGAATCCATACAGTTTTTTCACacggcccggatctactgaacactgttaagtgtggtaatcagaacatgcgctctgataccaattaaaggtatgaaaaatactataaaggggggggggggtttgaatagggttttgcaaATAAAACTTTTCCTTTTTAAGCTTTCGATAAAATCTCTCGATTTCAAAAGATAGAAGGTGCAAAGCATAAATAAGAGAAtgacacaatgattttatcctggttcacttgaaaaTCCACAAGCTACCTtgagtccacccgttaaggtgatttcttccttcgttgaatgaaggtaatccactaatcaaaggttgttacaatctgcactagcacaacttgctaagtgactaacacacctaagaactagcaaccactaagacacacaagtcttagtcttctcatgGATTCTGACCTaaactggtcccttaaggaattaCAAACCGATTTGAAACAAGTTTGGGTTTTCAAAGAactgcttctaaacaagcaagtGTAAACAGAtttagaacaatgaagaaaaaatagattgctaaggtattcgcttgaGTGTATTTTAATTGCAATAAAGTTTCTTAGctatttcttcctttcttcagcccttatatactccaagcttTGAGTGATGTTTCTGTTGAAGGATTCTATCtgttggagggcaattctggaaattccagaacctgctgtggctgatcCTCGTTAGGTAcgcggtcagaatagtacattgCGCTTGTACTTTTGATAGTGACCCACTGCGCTTGTACTTTTAATAGTGACCCTTGCCTTTTActtttgacttctgatcttcaaaGGTGCTTcttattggaacttgtgaagcttctaatcagagtcacgaggttgcttggatcttcagaacttcaagtcttcagcatctggaccgttcactcagaacttctaGTCTTCAGAGTAGAATcacttggtcttcagaaccaGCTTTCTctgggtcttcagaatcttcaagtcttcagagtcttggaccgttcactcagaacttctggtcttcagagtcttcaacactTGATTCAGAATCCGTTATCAGAGCTttgtcttcagaacttctaaaggaaaattgtaacgccccgatttctcgagtgttacacagtaactaattaaccaattttcgtaaagagtt
This window harbors:
- the LOC130712703 gene encoding uncharacterized mitochondrial protein AtMg00810-like, coding for MESINVVVDDNVNNLNVVNTDGDDNVPQIVDARPNITDIRSDIELEEENGQESSKEVVPSIRIQKIHPKENISGNLMISQIYVDDIVFGGMSDHMVEHFVQHMKFEFEMSLVGELNYFLGLQVKQMEDSMFISKSKYAKELVKKFGLEGSTHKKTHAATHIKLTKHDSGPDVDQSLYRSMIGSLLYLTASRPDIAFAVGVCARYQAAPKESHLAQVKRIIKYVSGTGDYGIFYAHHTNSSLVGYCDGDWPGNADDRKSTSGRCFFLGNNLILWFSKKQNCVSLTTAEAEYIAVGNGCTQLLWMKQMLKEYNVL
- the LOC130712704 gene encoding uncharacterized protein LOC130712704 — translated: MVASTGRKRKHVSETDSEPEVEPDVPDISTTTKKRIKGKRIPLNVPDAPIDNVSFHFASSTQSWKFVVQRRLAKEKELHEDALGLKEIMDLLVDASLMKTVKDIGRCFTQLVREFIVNIPTDCDDESSYEYRKVYVRGKCVNFSPEVVNEFLGRSPAAVTDEELDLNKVAKTLTGKMVKKWPKKGLLPSGKLTTKYVVLFKIGCANWMATNHLSGVTAPLSKMLYLIGTGGEFDFGQLVFEQTLKHAGSYAVRLPSLFPCLLSEIIVQQHPHNPHVVRANEPQGKKPMPLKFAYRLFSGTHVPDIGLSAAKGSASASGT